One bacterium genomic region harbors:
- a CDS encoding metal ABC transporter substrate-binding protein, with the protein MRAKIILGSVLLTVWTLLTFLVLTQMPQFAGKQRNVPGVGSTPKIEVVVTIPILKDLVVRTCEQYVNVTSLVSDEVQLLSFQQKPRDVVHIYKADLLIKVGAGLDDWVDDITRDLDRSGLKIVDLSKNVGLLDREGKHIGTDAAAYPGLTDPYFWLDPGNVREMVLAIQMDIISILPEAAKYLQHERMAYFAELNSVESEVATELAPASSIKMVAGCNGMFYFARRFNLSVVGRLDQMVPRIAQPDAARTLARTLARNNVRIIVLDPLSEQSFPGQLAELGGFKITLLASAVGLDPNANSCLALMRHHARTLMGAVKSLQTTPAKSSD; encoded by the coding sequence TTGAGAGCAAAGATAATCCTTGGGTCAGTGCTTTTGACCGTCTGGACGCTTCTGACCTTCTTGGTCCTGACGCAGATGCCGCAGTTTGCTGGGAAGCAGCGCAACGTGCCGGGTGTTGGGTCAACGCCGAAGATCGAAGTCGTCGTGACGATACCGATTCTCAAGGACCTCGTGGTCCGGACGTGCGAGCAATACGTGAACGTAACCAGCCTTGTCTCGGATGAAGTTCAATTGCTGAGCTTTCAACAGAAGCCCAGGGACGTTGTCCACATATACAAGGCGGACCTGCTTATCAAGGTCGGCGCCGGCCTCGATGATTGGGTTGACGACATAACTCGGGACCTGGACAGGTCTGGCCTCAAGATCGTTGACCTGTCGAAAAACGTGGGGCTTCTGGACAGGGAAGGGAAGCACATCGGTACCGATGCGGCCGCTTACCCAGGACTGACTGACCCGTATTTCTGGCTCGATCCGGGCAATGTGCGGGAGATGGTGCTGGCCATTCAGATGGACATCATCTCGATATTGCCTGAGGCGGCCAAGTATCTCCAGCATGAGCGGATGGCCTACTTCGCCGAGCTAAACAGTGTGGAATCAGAGGTGGCCACCGAGCTGGCCCCCGCCTCGAGCATCAAAATGGTCGCCGGCTGTAATGGGATGTTCTACTTCGCTCGGCGATTCAACCTTTCAGTGGTCGGCCGGCTGGACCAGATGGTCCCCCGCATCGCCCAACCGGACGCCGCCAGGACGCTTGCCAGGACGCTTGCCAGAAACAACGTGCGCATCATCGTCCTTGATCCGCTGTCGGAGCAATCGTTCCCCGGGCAGCTGGCCGAATTGGGTGGATTCAAGATCACCCTCCTCGCCTCGGCCGTCGGTCTAGACCCCAACGCAAACAGCTGTCTTGCCCTGATGCGCCACCACGCTCGAACGCTGATGGGCGCCGTCAAGAGCCTCCAGACGACGCCTGCCAAGAGCTCTGATTAG
- the mutL gene encoding DNA mismatch repair endonuclease MutL, with the protein MANRIEILPELVANRIAAGEVVERPASVVKELVENSLDAEATDITIEVRAGGKRLIRVQDDGVGMGRDDSLLAFERFGTSKIRTVADLDSIATLGFRGEALASIASVAHVTLKTRERGAESGTVIVIRGGVLKKVEEVGCREGTLVEVSNLFYNTPARRAFMASTDTEFFWVNQTATQYALCRPEVRFVLTHNDRRVIDAAASDGLAQRIAAVLGQEVLNTMVGVSASCEGLALKGHIGLPTRATASGRRLQSIFVNGRAVSSKPLQIAIYDAYKPYLMRGRHPALVLFLRVDPRQVNVNVHPTKRQVRFARQARVCQFVQQAVAETLRRTLRGPVVDVATNLRTPPVGVSEPITIDLAHHDSPQTVEAEQPAHDATRLSRPDHTEAAAQKTSATTEEVPRPPLRSEQRSASGSGQTALSSEIQGVTQMASGAAARPHAQPVDEPGPTLGLFGKRLVPVGQIDNSFIVAEGGGAVVIIDQHAAHERIYYEKFLRQVKLGSIPSQRLLMPMVLEVAPAVHDLLLSKKDLLEPLGLELDDFGGGSIAVKSKPLLLSDDDVEQLVAEVGELMARSKKPKDLSFRPVEEVCALYACKAAIKANEALSVPEMQELLDQLAKTEHPMTCPHGRPTTVELDLNGLRRSFLRSAKK; encoded by the coding sequence GTGGCCAATAGGATAGAGATTCTCCCGGAGCTGGTAGCGAACAGAATTGCCGCCGGCGAGGTGGTTGAACGTCCCGCCTCAGTGGTTAAGGAGCTTGTCGAGAACTCACTGGACGCTGAGGCTACGGACATCACGATCGAGGTTCGTGCAGGGGGCAAGCGGCTGATACGCGTTCAGGACGATGGCGTGGGGATGGGGCGGGATGACAGCCTGCTGGCCTTCGAGCGGTTCGGCACGAGCAAGATCAGGACCGTCGCTGACCTCGATAGCATCGCCACGCTCGGCTTCCGGGGTGAGGCGCTTGCGAGCATCGCCTCGGTCGCTCACGTGACGCTCAAGACTCGTGAGAGAGGTGCGGAGTCGGGCACGGTTATTGTTATTCGCGGGGGCGTTCTGAAGAAGGTCGAGGAGGTCGGCTGCCGCGAGGGCACGCTGGTGGAGGTGTCGAATCTTTTCTACAACACGCCGGCCAGAAGGGCCTTTATGGCGAGCACGGACACTGAGTTCTTCTGGGTGAATCAGACGGCTACACAGTATGCCCTTTGCCGGCCGGAAGTGCGCTTCGTGCTGACTCACAACGACAGGAGAGTTATCGACGCCGCCGCCTCGGATGGTCTGGCGCAGCGCATCGCAGCAGTTCTGGGGCAAGAGGTCCTGAACACTATGGTCGGGGTCTCTGCCAGCTGCGAAGGGCTTGCTCTTAAGGGACATATCGGCCTTCCAACGAGGGCGACCGCATCGGGCCGCCGTCTGCAATCGATATTCGTCAACGGGCGCGCGGTCAGTTCGAAGCCGCTGCAAATCGCTATCTACGACGCCTATAAGCCATATCTGATGCGTGGCCGGCATCCGGCGCTGGTGCTTTTTCTCAGAGTTGACCCCAGGCAAGTGAATGTGAACGTTCACCCGACGAAACGGCAGGTCAGGTTTGCTCGTCAGGCCAGAGTGTGCCAGTTTGTCCAGCAGGCAGTAGCCGAGACGCTGCGCAGGACGCTGAGAGGTCCTGTTGTCGATGTGGCAACGAATCTCAGGACGCCGCCCGTTGGTGTATCCGAGCCGATAACGATCGACCTGGCGCATCATGACAGCCCCCAGACGGTTGAGGCCGAGCAGCCGGCGCATGACGCCACGCGGCTCTCGCGTCCGGACCACACCGAGGCCGCAGCGCAAAAAACCTCGGCAACTACTGAAGAGGTCCCGAGGCCGCCCCTGCGCAGTGAGCAGAGGTCTGCCTCCGGCAGCGGGCAGACCGCGCTATCGAGCGAGATTCAGGGGGTCACACAGATGGCATCGGGTGCAGCCGCACGGCCTCACGCTCAGCCGGTGGACGAGCCAGGCCCCACTTTAGGCCTTTTTGGCAAGCGGCTTGTCCCCGTCGGCCAGATCGATAACTCGTTCATCGTTGCAGAGGGAGGGGGCGCGGTCGTGATAATCGACCAACATGCCGCCCACGAGCGGATATACTACGAGAAGTTTCTTAGGCAGGTCAAACTGGGGAGTATCCCAAGCCAGCGACTGTTGATGCCAATGGTGCTGGAGGTGGCGCCGGCGGTGCACGACTTGCTGCTATCAAAGAAAGATCTTCTTGAGCCGCTAGGGCTTGAGCTTGACGATTTCGGGGGCGGGTCAATAGCCGTCAAGTCCAAGCCATTGCTGTTGTCAGATGACGATGTGGAGCAGCTTGTGGCCGAGGTGGGCGAGCTAATGGCCCGATCAAAAAAGCCCAAGGACCTATCCTTCAGGCCGGTCGAGGAGGTGTGCGCACTTTATGCGTGCAAGGCCGCCATCAAAGCCAACGAGGCGCTGTCGGTCCCCGAGATGCAGGAGCTGCTTGACCAGCTTGCCAAGACCGAGCACCCAATGACGTGCCCGCACGGCCGACCGACCACAGTCGAGCTCGACCTGAACGGTCTGCGCAGGTCCTTTCTCCGGTCCGCGAAGAAGTAG
- a CDS encoding ABC transporter ATP-binding protein codes for MADSDVIIEYQDVHKGFGELIVLDGVNLQVVRGETLTIVGRSGIGKSVMLKTLTGLMPVDSGHIIVDGDDVTALSEDELRRVRRKIGMLFQSAALFDSMTIFENVVYPLREHTDLDEAKQLEVVKETLAMVDLPGVEDQYPGELSGGMRKRVGLARAIALRPPIILYDEPTTGLDPITANVISRLIRRLQKRLEVTSIVVTHDLENAFMLTDRIAMLHGGKIISVMSVGEFRRSQDARIHEFATGGLTEEELRSVGRLPA; via the coding sequence ATGGCAGATTCGGACGTTATCATAGAGTATCAGGACGTTCACAAGGGCTTTGGGGAGCTGATTGTTCTCGATGGCGTGAACCTCCAGGTGGTGCGCGGGGAGACGCTGACGATCGTGGGTCGCAGCGGCATAGGCAAGTCGGTGATGTTGAAGACGCTGACGGGCCTGATGCCGGTTGATTCAGGGCACATCATCGTGGATGGAGACGATGTTACTGCTCTGTCCGAGGACGAGCTCAGGCGAGTGAGGCGCAAGATCGGCATGTTGTTCCAGAGCGCGGCTCTCTTCGACTCGATGACTATCTTCGAGAACGTGGTCTATCCGCTCAGGGAGCACACCGATCTTGACGAGGCGAAGCAGCTCGAGGTTGTCAAGGAGACGCTTGCGATGGTCGATCTGCCGGGCGTCGAGGACCAGTATCCGGGCGAGCTTTCGGGCGGGATGAGAAAGCGTGTGGGGCTTGCGCGGGCGATTGCGCTTCGTCCGCCGATAATACTCTATGACGAGCCGACGACCGGGCTCGACCCGATAACTGCCAACGTCATCAGCCGGCTGATAAGGCGGCTTCAGAAAAGGCTTGAGGTAACGTCAATTGTGGTTACGCACGATTTGGAGAATGCGTTTATGCTCACTGACCGGATAGCCATGCTCCACGGGGGCAAGATCATCTCGGTGATGAGCGTCGGTGAGTTCAGGCGTTCCCAGGACGCACGCATCCACGAGTTCGCAACCGGTGGGCTGACGGAGGAGGAGCTTCGGAGCGTTGGCCGGCTCCCCGCCTGA